A single region of the Enterobacter cloacae complex sp. R_G8 genome encodes:
- the proX gene encoding glycine betaine/L-proline ABC transporter substrate-binding protein ProX, translating to MRHKVLFATAFATLVSTSAFAADLPGKGITVQPVQSTISEESFQTLIVSRALEKLGYTVNTPSEVDYNVGYTSIASGDATFTAVNWQPLHDDMYAAAGGDKKFYREGTFVTGAAQGYLIDKKTADQYHITNIEQLKDPKIARLFDTNGDGKADMMGCSPGWGCEAVINHQNKAYGLAKTVDVSHGNYSAMMADTIARFKEGKPVIYYTWTPYWVSDVLKPGKDVVWLQVPFSSLPGEQKDIDTKLPNGMNYGFPVNTMHIVANKAWAEKNPAAAKLFSVMKLPLADINAQNAMMHAGKSSEADVKGHVDGWIKAHQQQFDGWVKEALEAQK from the coding sequence ATGCGACATAAGGTACTTTTTGCCACAGCGTTTGCCACCCTTGTCTCCACCAGTGCATTCGCCGCGGACCTGCCGGGTAAAGGCATTACCGTACAGCCGGTGCAGAGCACCATTTCGGAAGAGAGCTTCCAGACGCTGATCGTCAGCCGCGCGCTGGAGAAGCTGGGTTATACGGTCAATACGCCGAGCGAAGTGGATTACAACGTCGGCTACACCTCGATTGCCTCCGGTGATGCGACCTTCACTGCCGTCAACTGGCAGCCGCTGCACGACGATATGTACGCCGCGGCTGGCGGTGATAAGAAGTTCTACCGTGAAGGCACCTTCGTGACCGGTGCGGCGCAGGGTTATCTGATCGACAAGAAAACCGCCGACCAGTACCACATCACCAATATTGAGCAGCTAAAAGATCCGAAGATCGCCAGATTGTTCGACACTAACGGCGACGGCAAAGCCGATATGATGGGCTGCTCGCCGGGCTGGGGTTGTGAAGCGGTGATTAACCACCAGAACAAGGCGTACGGCCTGGCGAAAACCGTCGATGTGAGCCACGGCAACTACTCGGCGATGATGGCCGACACCATCGCCCGCTTTAAAGAGGGCAAACCGGTGATCTACTACACCTGGACCCCGTACTGGGTGAGCGACGTGCTGAAGCCAGGTAAAGATGTGGTGTGGCTGCAGGTGCCGTTCTCCTCCCTGCCGGGCGAGCAGAAAGATATCGACACCAAACTGCCGAACGGCATGAACTACGGCTTCCCGGTGAATACGATGCATATCGTCGCCAACAAAGCCTGGGCGGAGAAAAACCCGGCCGCGGCAAAACTGTTCTCGGTAATGAAGCTGCCGCTGGCGGACATCAACGCCCAGAATGCGATGATGCACGCGGGCAAATCGTCTGAGGCGGATGTGAAGGGCCATGTTGACGGCTGGATTAAAGCCCACCAGCAGCAGTTTGATGGCTGGGTGAAGGAAGCGCTTGAGGCGCAGAAGTAA
- the proW gene encoding glycine betaine/L-proline ABC transporter permease ProW — protein sequence MADQSNPWGTTEAADSAAQSADAWGSTPAPTDGGGAADWLNNAPAPAPEHFNIMDPFHKTLIPLDSWVTEGIDWVVTHFRPVFQGIRVPVDYILNGFQQLMLGMPAPVAIVLFSLIAWQFGSAGMGIATLISLIAIGAIGAWSQAMITLALVLTALLFCIVIGLPMGIWLARSPRAAKIVRPLLDAMQTTPAFVYLVPIVMLFGIGNVPGVVVTIIFALPPIIRLTILGINQVPADLIEASRSFGASPRQMLFKVQLPLAMPTIMAGVNQTLMLALSMVVIASMIAVGGLGQMVLRGIGRLDMGLATVGGVGIVILAIILDRLTQAVGRDSRSRGNRRWYTTGPVGLLTRPFIR from the coding sequence ATGGCTGATCAATCTAACCCGTGGGGCACCACAGAGGCAGCAGACAGTGCTGCACAATCTGCCGATGCGTGGGGTTCCACGCCAGCACCGACCGATGGCGGTGGCGCGGCAGACTGGCTCAATAATGCGCCAGCACCGGCGCCAGAGCACTTCAATATTATGGATCCGTTCCACAAAACGCTGATCCCCCTGGACAGCTGGGTGACGGAAGGGATCGACTGGGTGGTCACCCATTTCCGTCCGGTCTTCCAGGGGATCCGCGTCCCGGTGGATTACATTCTCAACGGCTTCCAGCAGCTAATGCTGGGCATGCCCGCGCCGGTGGCGATTGTGCTGTTCTCGCTGATCGCCTGGCAGTTTGGTAGCGCAGGCATGGGGATCGCCACGCTGATCTCGTTGATTGCAATTGGTGCCATTGGCGCATGGTCGCAGGCGATGATCACCCTGGCGCTGGTGCTGACCGCCCTGCTCTTCTGCATTGTTATCGGTTTGCCGATGGGGATCTGGCTGGCGCGCAGTCCACGGGCGGCGAAGATCGTTCGGCCGCTGCTGGATGCGATGCAGACCACCCCAGCGTTCGTCTATCTGGTGCCGATCGTGATGCTGTTCGGTATCGGCAACGTGCCGGGCGTGGTGGTGACCATTATCTTCGCCCTGCCGCCGATTATTCGTCTGACAATACTCGGGATTAATCAGGTACCTGCGGATCTGATCGAGGCCTCCCGTTCGTTCGGTGCCAGCCCGCGGCAGATGCTGTTTAAAGTTCAGCTCCCGCTGGCGATGCCCACCATCATGGCGGGGGTTAACCAGACGCTGATGCTGGCGCTGTCGATGGTGGTGATTGCCTCAATGATTGCCGTTGGCGGGCTGGGCCAGATGGTGCTGCGCGGGATTGGCCGCCTCGATATGGGGCTGGCGACCGTCGGCGGCGTCGGCATTGTGATCCTCGCCATTATTCTTGACCGCCTGACCCAGGCTGTCGGTCGTGATTCACGCAGTCGCGGCAACCGTCGCTGGTATACCACCGGCCCTGTCGGGTTACTCACCCGTCCATTCATCAGATAA
- the proV gene encoding glycine betaine/L-proline ABC transporter ATP-binding protein ProV yields the protein MAIKLEVKNLYKIFGEHPQRAFKYIEKGLSKEQILEKTGLSLGVKDASLAIEEGEIFVIMGLSGSGKSTMVRLLNRLIEPTRGQVLIDGVDIAKISEAELREVRRKKIAMVFQSFALMPHMTVLDNTAFGMELAGVAASERQEKALDALRQVGLENYAHAYPDELSGGMRQRVGLARALAINPDILLMDEAFSALDPLIRTEMQDELVKLQARHQRTIVFISHDLDEAMRIGDRIAIMQNGEVVQVGTPDEILNNPANDYVRTFFRGVDISQVFSAKDIARRTPNGIIRKTPGFGPRSALKLLQDEDREYGYLVERGNKFVGVVSIDSLKTALSENQGIDAALIDAPLAVDAETPLSELLSHVGQAPCAVPVIGEEQQYVGIISKRMLLQALDREGANNG from the coding sequence ATGGCAATTAAATTAGAAGTGAAGAATCTTTATAAAATATTTGGCGAGCATCCGCAGCGCGCATTCAAATATATTGAGAAAGGCCTTTCGAAAGAGCAAATTCTGGAAAAAACCGGGCTGTCGCTTGGCGTTAAAGACGCCAGTCTGGCCATTGAAGAAGGCGAGATTTTTGTCATCATGGGGTTATCCGGTTCGGGTAAATCCACTATGGTTCGCCTTCTCAATCGCCTGATTGAACCCACCCGTGGGCAGGTCCTGATTGATGGTGTAGACATTGCCAAAATATCAGAGGCCGAACTCCGCGAGGTGCGCAGAAAAAAGATTGCGATGGTCTTTCAGTCGTTCGCCCTGATGCCGCATATGACGGTACTGGATAATACCGCCTTTGGTATGGAATTAGCGGGCGTTGCCGCCAGTGAACGGCAGGAAAAAGCGCTGGATGCATTGCGCCAGGTAGGGCTGGAAAATTATGCCCATGCGTATCCGGATGAGCTTTCCGGCGGTATGCGTCAGCGTGTGGGTTTAGCCCGCGCATTAGCCATTAATCCCGATATTTTATTAATGGATGAAGCCTTCTCGGCGCTTGATCCTTTAATTCGCACCGAGATGCAGGATGAGCTGGTAAAATTACAGGCCAGACACCAGCGCACCATTGTCTTTATTTCTCACGATCTCGATGAGGCCATGCGTATTGGTGACCGCATTGCCATTATGCAAAATGGCGAAGTGGTGCAGGTCGGTACACCGGATGAAATTCTGAATAATCCGGCAAATGATTATGTGCGGACCTTCTTCCGCGGCGTGGATATTAGCCAGGTGTTTAGCGCCAAAGATATTGCCCGCCGTACCCCGAACGGCATTATTCGTAAAACGCCAGGCTTCGGTCCGCGCTCTGCCCTTAAGCTTCTGCAGGACGAAGACCGTGAATACGGTTATCTGGTTGAACGCGGCAATAAATTTGTCGGCGTTGTCTCCATCGATTCTCTCAAAACCGCGCTCAGCGAAAACCAGGGAATTGATGCGGCGTTAATTGACGCTCCGCTCGCCGTGGATGCCGAAACGCCGCTCAGCGAGTTGCTCTCTCACGTCGGCCAGGCACCGTGTGCCGTGCCGGTTATTGGGGAAGAACAACAGTACGTCGGCATCATTTCAAAACGAATGTTGCTGCAGGCTTTAGATCGCGAGGGGGCAAACAATGGCTGA
- the nrdF gene encoding class 1b ribonucleoside-diphosphate reductase subunit beta, with product MKLSRVSAINWNHIQDDKDLEVWNRLTSNFWLPEKVPLSNDIPAWQTLSHAEQQLTIRVFTGLTLLDTIQNTVGAPALMADALTPHEEAVMSNISFMEAVHARSYSSIFSTLCQTKDVDAAYSWSEESESLQRKANLVLDYYQADEPLKKKIASVFLESFLFYSGFWLPMYWSSRGKLTNTADLIRLIIRDEAVHGYYIGYKYQKGLEKVSDARREELKGFALDLLMELYDNELSYTEELYAGTGWEEEVKAFLCYNANKALMNLGYEALFPPEMADVNPAILAALSPNADENHDFFSGSGSSYVMGKAVETEDEDWDF from the coding sequence ATGAAACTGTCACGCGTGAGTGCGATTAACTGGAACCACATTCAGGATGATAAGGACCTGGAGGTGTGGAACCGCCTGACCAGCAACTTCTGGCTGCCGGAAAAAGTGCCGCTCTCCAACGATATTCCGGCCTGGCAAACCCTGAGTCACGCCGAGCAACAGCTGACCATCCGCGTCTTTACCGGCCTGACGCTGCTGGACACCATTCAGAATACCGTCGGTGCCCCCGCGCTGATGGCCGATGCGCTGACGCCGCATGAAGAGGCGGTGATGTCGAACATCAGCTTTATGGAAGCGGTGCACGCCCGCTCCTACAGTTCGATCTTCTCGACGCTGTGCCAGACCAAAGATGTGGATGCGGCCTACAGCTGGAGTGAAGAGAGCGAGTCATTGCAGCGTAAAGCCAACCTGGTGCTGGATTATTATCAGGCCGATGAGCCGCTGAAGAAGAAAATCGCCAGCGTGTTTCTGGAATCATTCCTCTTCTACTCCGGCTTCTGGCTGCCGATGTACTGGTCGAGCCGCGGCAAACTCACCAACACCGCCGATCTCATTCGTCTCATCATCCGGGATGAAGCGGTGCACGGGTATTACATCGGCTATAAGTACCAGAAAGGGCTGGAGAAAGTCAGTGATGCCAGACGCGAGGAACTGAAAGGGTTTGCCCTTGATTTGCTGATGGAACTCTATGATAACGAGCTCAGCTATACCGAAGAACTGTACGCCGGAACCGGCTGGGAAGAGGAGGTAAAAGCCTTCCTCTGCTACAACGCCAACAAAGCGCTGATGAACCTCGGCTACGAGGCGTTATTCCCACCGGAAATGGCCGACGTGAACCCGGCAATTCTGGCGGCCCTTTCCCCTAACGCTGATGAAAACCACGACTTCTTCTCCGGGTCCGGTTCATCGTATGTGATGGGCAAAGCGGTGGAAACGGAAGATGAGGACTGGGATTTTTAA
- the nrdE gene encoding class 1b ribonucleoside-diphosphate reductase subunit alpha, giving the protein MATTTAERVMQATPDYHALNAMLNLYDREGRIQFGKDHDAVDAFFVAHVRPNSMTFASQNARLDYLVNEGYYEERVLARYDRAFVVRLFERAHASGFRFQTFLGAWKYYTSYTLKTFDGKRYLESFEDRVVMVALTLAQGDESLAEQLTDEILSGRFQPATPTFLNCGKAQRGELVSCFLLRIEDNMESIGRAVNSALQLSKRGGGVAFLLSNLREAGAPIKRIENQSSGVIPVMKMLEDAFSYANQLGARQGAGAVYLHAHHPDILRFLDTKRENADEKIRIKTLSLGVVIPDITFKLAKENADMALFSPYDIERLYGKAFGDVAISELYDELVADDRIRKKYINARDFFQRLAEIQFESGYPYIMYEDTVNRANPIAGRINMSNLCSEILQVNSASAYDENLDYADIGKDISCNLGSLNIAHTMDSPDFGRTVETAIRGLTAVSDMSHIRSVPSIEAGNAASHAIGLGQMNLHGYLAREGIAYGSPEGLDFTNLYFYTITWHALHTSMMLARERNQRFAGFEQSRYASGEYFSQYLEGDWQPKTEQVRKLFARAGITLPTREMWQQLRDDVMRHGIYNQNLQAVPPTGSISYINHATSSIHPIVSKIEIRKEGKTGRVYYPAPFMTNENLALYQDAYEIGPEKIIDTYAEATRHVDQGLSLTLFFPDTATTRDINKAQIYAWKKGIKTLYYIRLRQLALEGTEIEGCVSCAL; this is encoded by the coding sequence TTGGCAACGACAACCGCAGAACGCGTAATGCAGGCGACACCGGATTACCACGCCTTAAACGCGATGCTTAACCTCTACGATCGCGAGGGGCGCATCCAGTTTGGTAAAGATCATGACGCCGTGGACGCCTTTTTTGTCGCCCACGTCCGTCCCAACAGCATGACGTTCGCCAGCCAGAACGCGCGTCTCGACTATCTGGTCAACGAAGGGTATTACGAAGAACGCGTGCTCGCCCGCTACGACCGCGCCTTTGTGGTCAGGTTATTTGAGCGGGCCCACGCCAGCGGTTTTCGGTTCCAGACGTTTCTTGGCGCCTGGAAGTACTACACCAGCTACACCCTGAAAACCTTCGACGGCAAACGCTATCTTGAAAGCTTTGAAGATCGCGTGGTGATGGTGGCGCTGACGCTGGCCCAGGGCGACGAATCCCTGGCTGAACAACTGACGGATGAGATCCTCTCCGGGCGCTTCCAGCCGGCCACGCCAACCTTCCTTAACTGCGGCAAGGCCCAGCGCGGCGAGCTGGTCTCCTGCTTCCTGCTGCGAATTGAAGACAATATGGAGTCGATTGGCCGCGCGGTGAACTCGGCGTTGCAGCTCTCAAAGCGCGGCGGTGGCGTGGCGTTTTTGCTGTCTAACCTGCGTGAAGCGGGTGCGCCGATTAAGCGCATTGAGAACCAGTCGTCCGGCGTGATCCCGGTGATGAAGATGCTGGAAGATGCCTTCTCCTATGCCAACCAGCTTGGCGCGCGTCAGGGGGCCGGGGCGGTCTACCTGCACGCCCACCACCCGGACATTCTGCGTTTTCTGGATACCAAACGTGAAAACGCCGACGAAAAAATCCGTATCAAAACCCTGTCGCTTGGGGTGGTGATCCCGGATATCACCTTTAAACTGGCCAAAGAGAATGCCGACATGGCGCTCTTCTCGCCGTATGACATTGAACGCCTCTACGGCAAGGCATTTGGCGACGTGGCCATCAGCGAGCTGTACGACGAACTGGTTGCCGACGATCGCATTCGCAAAAAATACATCAACGCCCGCGATTTCTTCCAGCGGCTTGCCGAAATTCAGTTTGAGTCCGGCTATCCGTACATCATGTACGAGGACACGGTGAACCGCGCGAATCCAATCGCCGGGCGCATCAATATGAGCAACCTCTGTTCGGAGATTTTGCAGGTCAACAGTGCGTCTGCCTATGACGAGAATCTGGACTACGCCGACATCGGCAAAGATATCTCCTGCAACCTCGGATCGCTGAATATCGCCCACACCATGGATTCACCGGATTTTGGCCGCACGGTAGAAACGGCCATTCGCGGGCTGACGGCGGTGTCCGACATGAGCCACATCCGTAGCGTGCCATCCATTGAGGCGGGTAACGCCGCATCGCACGCCATCGGTCTTGGGCAGATGAACCTGCACGGCTATCTGGCGCGGGAAGGCATCGCCTACGGTAGCCCGGAAGGGCTGGATTTCACCAATCTCTATTTTTACACCATCACCTGGCATGCGCTGCATACCTCAATGATGCTGGCGCGCGAGCGCAACCAGCGCTTCGCGGGCTTTGAACAGTCGCGCTATGCCAGCGGGGAATATTTCAGTCAGTATCTGGAGGGTGACTGGCAGCCGAAAACCGAACAAGTGCGCAAACTGTTTGCCCGTGCAGGGATTACCCTGCCGACGCGGGAAATGTGGCAGCAGCTGCGTGACGATGTCATGCGCCACGGCATCTATAACCAGAACCTGCAGGCGGTACCGCCCACCGGCTCTATCTCCTACATCAACCACGCCACGTCGAGCATCCACCCGATTGTGTCAAAAATTGAGATCCGCAAGGAGGGCAAAACCGGGCGCGTTTACTATCCTGCCCCGTTTATGACCAACGAGAACCTGGCGCTGTATCAGGACGCGTATGAGATTGGCCCGGAAAAAATCATCGATACCTACGCCGAGGCGACCCGACACGTGGATCAGGGTCTGTCGCTGACGCTCTTCTTCCCGGACACGGCCACCACGCGGGATATCAACAAAGCGCAGATTTATGCCTGGAAGAAAGGCATTAAAACGCTCTATTACATTCGCCTGCGCCAGCTTGCGCTGGAAGGCACCGAAATCGAAGGCTGCGTGTCCTGCGCGCTGTAA
- the nrdI gene encoding class Ib ribonucleoside-diphosphate reductase assembly flavoprotein NrdI, translated as MSGLVYFSSSSENTLRFIERVGLPAVRIPLNERERIRVDDPYILVVPSYGGGGTAGAVPRQVIRFLNDPHNRALIRGVIAAGNRNFGDAFGRAGDVISQKCGVPYLYRFELMGTQQDVENVRKGVNEFWQRQPQNA; from the coding sequence ATGAGCGGGCTGGTCTACTTCTCCAGCAGCTCGGAAAACACGCTTCGCTTTATCGAGCGCGTCGGGCTGCCTGCGGTACGCATTCCGCTCAACGAGCGGGAGCGTATTCGGGTAGACGACCCTTACATCCTGGTGGTTCCCAGCTATGGCGGCGGCGGTACGGCAGGCGCAGTACCGCGTCAGGTGATCCGCTTTCTCAACGATCCCCACAACCGCGCGCTTATCCGCGGCGTGATTGCGGCGGGCAATCGTAATTTCGGCGACGCCTTCGGTCGCGCCGGGGATGTCATCTCTCAAAAATGCGGCGTGCCGTATCTCTATCGCTTTGAACTGATGGGGACACAGCAGGACGTAGAGAACGTGCGTAAAGGAGTAAACGAATTTTGGCAACGACAACCGCAGAACGCGTAA
- the nrdH gene encoding glutaredoxin-like protein NrdH, with protein sequence MSIIIYTRNDCVQCHATKRAMESRGVDFEMVNIDLVPEAADTLRAQGFRQLPVVVAGETSWSGFRPDMINRLAAQAARA encoded by the coding sequence ATGAGCATTATTATTTACACTCGTAACGATTGTGTTCAGTGCCACGCGACCAAACGCGCTATGGAAAGCCGCGGGGTGGATTTTGAGATGGTGAATATCGATCTGGTGCCCGAGGCGGCCGATACCCTGCGCGCCCAGGGATTTCGCCAGCTGCCGGTGGTAGTGGCCGGGGAAACCAGCTGGTCTGGCTTCCGCCCGGATATGATTAATCGCCTCGCCGCGCAGGCCGCAAGGGCATGA
- a CDS encoding DUF883 domain-containing protein produces MFNRPNRNDINDDAQDIRNDVSKLADTLEEVLKSWGSDAKDDAEAAKRKAQSLLRETRARIHGRSRATQAACDMASCATTFVREKPLCTLGTVAAVGIFVGALLSLRK; encoded by the coding sequence ATGTTTAACAGACCGAACCGAAACGATATTAACGACGACGCTCAGGATATTCGTAATGATGTCAGCAAATTAGCGGACACGCTGGAAGAGGTGCTGAAATCCTGGGGCTCCGATGCGAAGGACGATGCGGAGGCCGCAAAACGTAAGGCTCAGTCTCTGCTGCGTGAAACCCGTGCCCGTATACATGGCCGTTCACGCGCCACCCAGGCTGCCTGCGACATGGCGAGTTGCGCGACTACCTTCGTCCGTGAAAAACCGCTGTGTACGCTCGGCACGGTCGCGGCGGTCGGCATTTTTGTTGGCGCCCTGCTTAGCCTGCGTAAGTAA
- a CDS encoding DUF2002 family protein, whose amino-acid sequence MYLRPDEVARVLEKAGFTMDEVTPKAYGYRRGENYVYVNREARMGRTALIIHPTLKDRSLSFAEPASDIKTCDHYQQFPLYLGGETHEHYGIPHGFSSRMALERFLKGLFGDAQ is encoded by the coding sequence ATGTATTTACGACCGGATGAGGTGGCACGCGTTCTTGAAAAAGCGGGATTCACCATGGATGAAGTGACGCCAAAAGCGTATGGCTATCGCCGTGGCGAGAATTATGTTTACGTGAATCGTGAAGCCAGAATGGGGCGTACCGCTCTCATTATTCACCCGACGCTGAAAGACAGAAGTCTGTCATTTGCTGAGCCTGCCTCGGATATTAAAACCTGCGATCACTACCAGCAATTTCCGCTCTATTTAGGCGGCGAGACGCATGAGCATTATGGTATTCCGCATGGTTTTAGCTCGCGTATGGCGCTGGAGCGGTTTCTGAAAGGGCTGTTTGGCGACGCACAATAA
- the alaE gene encoding L-alanine exporter AlaE: MFSPQSRLRHAVADTFAMVVYCSVVNMLIEIFLSGMTFEQSLSSRLVAIPVNIIIAWPYGLYRDAVMRFARRISPSGWMKNLADVLAYVTFQSPVYVAILLTVGADWHQIAAAVSSNIVVSMLMGAVYGYFLDYCRRLFRVSQYSQAKA, encoded by the coding sequence ATGTTCTCACCGCAATCTCGCCTGCGCCACGCGGTAGCGGATACTTTCGCGATGGTTGTCTACTGTTCCGTCGTGAACATGCTGATTGAAATATTCCTCTCCGGGATGACCTTTGAGCAGTCACTTTCATCTCGTCTGGTGGCGATCCCGGTCAACATTATTATCGCATGGCCTTATGGTTTATACCGTGATGCCGTGATGCGCTTCGCCCGCCGCATCAGCCCGTCTGGCTGGATGAAAAACCTGGCGGATGTGCTGGCTTATGTGACGTTTCAGTCGCCGGTGTATGTGGCAATCCTGTTGACGGTAGGTGCAGACTGGCATCAGATTGCCGCGGCGGTGAGCTCGAATATCGTGGTTTCGATGTTGATGGGCGCGGTGTACGGCTATTTCCTCGACTACTGTCGTCGCCTTTTCAGGGTCAGCCAGTACAGCCAGGCAAAAGCATAA
- the stpA gene encoding DNA-binding protein StpA encodes MSLTLQNLNNIRTLRAMARELSLDVLEEMLEKVRVVAEEKRSEQAELEQQRAEQQEKINALLERMKADGISPSDLLGSELAHAGKTAKKRKAREAKYRFIDQNGEEKTWTGQGRTPKPIANALENGKSLDDFLI; translated from the coding sequence ATGTCTTTGACGTTACAGAATCTTAATAATATCCGAACTCTGCGTGCGATGGCGCGTGAATTATCCCTGGACGTTCTTGAGGAAATGCTGGAAAAAGTCAGGGTCGTTGCTGAAGAGAAACGTAGTGAGCAGGCGGAATTAGAGCAACAGCGTGCTGAGCAGCAGGAGAAAATTAATGCTCTGCTGGAACGGATGAAAGCCGATGGTATTTCACCGTCCGATCTGCTGGGTTCAGAGCTGGCGCACGCAGGTAAGACCGCGAAAAAACGTAAAGCCCGTGAAGCGAAATATCGCTTTATTGACCAGAATGGCGAAGAGAAAACGTGGACCGGCCAGGGCCGTACGCCGAAGCCTATTGCCAACGCGCTGGAAAACGGTAAATCACTGGATGATTTTCTGATTTAA
- a CDS encoding rhodanese family protein, producing the protein MSLPLITPQQANALINDGAKLIDIRDPDEYAREHIPAAQSVPLDTLPGALNAGAGETVIFHCQSGARTSNNAARLAQAASPAQALVVEGGIQGWKQAGLPTVEDKSQPLPLMRQVQIAAGLLILCGVVLGYTLSSGFFLLSGFVGAGLLFAGLTGFCGMARLLKVMPWNRHTS; encoded by the coding sequence ATGTCTCTTCCTCTGATTACGCCACAGCAGGCAAACGCGCTTATTAATGACGGCGCAAAACTGATTGATATTCGCGATCCTGACGAATATGCCCGCGAGCATATTCCCGCCGCACAGTCCGTGCCGCTGGACACCTTACCCGGCGCACTGAACGCCGGGGCGGGTGAAACGGTGATTTTTCACTGCCAGTCCGGGGCCAGAACATCTAACAACGCCGCACGGCTTGCCCAGGCGGCGTCGCCTGCTCAGGCCTTGGTGGTCGAGGGCGGTATTCAGGGCTGGAAACAGGCCGGGCTGCCGACCGTGGAAGATAAATCCCAGCCGCTGCCGCTGATGCGTCAGGTGCAGATTGCTGCCGGGCTGCTGATACTGTGCGGCGTGGTGCTGGGCTATACGCTCTCCAGCGGCTTTTTCCTGCTGAGCGGTTTTGTCGGTGCCGGGCTCCTGTTTGCTGGCCTGACCGGTTTTTGCGGCATGGCAAGACTGCTCAAGGTAATGCCGTGGAACAGGCATACTTCATAA
- a CDS encoding YqaE/Pmp3 family membrane protein, with amino-acid sequence MGFWRVVFTIILPPLGVLLGKGLGWAFILNILLTILGYFPGLIHAFWVQTRS; translated from the coding sequence ATGGGTTTTTGGCGTGTTGTTTTTACGATTATTCTCCCGCCGCTGGGCGTACTGCTTGGCAAGGGCCTGGGCTGGGCATTTATCCTGAACATCCTTCTGACCATACTGGGCTACTTCCCAGGACTTATCCACGCGTTTTGGGTTCAGACGAGAAGCTAG
- a CDS encoding LysR substrate-binding domain-containing protein, producing the protein MNSIFTEENLLAFTTAARFGSFSKAAAELGVTTSAISYTIKRMETGLDVVLFVRNTRSIELTESGFYFYRKATDLLNDFYAIRRGIDTISQGIEARVRICINQLLYTPRHTARLLQVLKKQFPTCQITVTTEVYNGVWDSIINNQANIAIGAPDTLLDGGGIDYTEIGAIRWVFAIAPEHPLAFVPEPIAESQLRLYPNIMVEDTAHTINKKVGWLLHGQEAILVPDFNTKCQCQILGEGIGFLPEYMAREAVADGMLVTRRINNPRQDSRMLLATQHAATGQVTRWIKQQFGPQGVLTGIYSDLLWRT; encoded by the coding sequence ATGAATTCCATCTTTACTGAAGAGAATCTGCTGGCCTTCACCACGGCGGCGCGTTTTGGCAGTTTCAGCAAAGCCGCCGCCGAGCTGGGTGTGACCACGTCGGCCATCAGTTACACCATCAAACGAATGGAGACCGGGCTGGATGTGGTGCTGTTTGTGCGTAACACCCGCAGCATTGAGTTGACCGAGTCCGGCTTTTACTTTTACCGCAAGGCCACCGATCTGCTGAATGATTTCTATGCCATCAGGCGTGGGATAGACACCATCTCTCAGGGCATCGAGGCGCGGGTACGCATCTGCATCAATCAGCTTTTGTATACCCCACGCCATACCGCGCGGCTGCTGCAGGTGCTGAAAAAGCAGTTTCCCACCTGCCAGATCACCGTCACCACGGAGGTCTATAACGGCGTCTGGGACTCAATCATCAATAACCAGGCCAATATCGCGATTGGCGCGCCGGATACGCTTCTTGACGGCGGCGGCATTGATTACACGGAGATTGGCGCTATCCGCTGGGTATTCGCCATCGCGCCGGAACACCCGCTGGCGTTTGTCCCGGAACCGATCGCGGAAAGCCAGCTGCGCCTGTACCCGAACATCATGGTGGAGGACACCGCGCACACCATTAATAAGAAGGTGGGCTGGCTGCTGCACGGGCAGGAGGCGATTCTGGTGCCGGATTTTAACACTAAGTGCCAGTGTCAGATTCTGGGGGAAGGGATCGGCTTTTTGCCGGAATACATGGCCCGGGAGGCCGTGGCAGACGGGATGCTGGTGACGCGACGCATTAATAACCCACGTCAGGATTCGCGCATGCTGCTTGCCACACAGCATGCGGCGACCGGCCAGGTTACGCGCTGGATCAAACAGCAGTTCGGCCCGCAGGGCGTACTGACCGGGATCTACAGCGACTTACTGTGGCGTACCTAG